A genome region from Hymenobacter tibetensis includes the following:
- a CDS encoding SBBP repeat-containing protein — protein sequence MKQAFTSLLLAAGFLVQSLGAHAQASSSAPVGKAPRPFPVLPQERTLPGAPALRHALPTLGKAAPASARPGRPAQRLLAPPTAKQAAATLQDRTQAALAGPVSEAWTARFKGPTYSYDVATSTTSDAAGNVYVTGYAISVLSIDYDYVTTKYDPSGLEVWAVHYSGSGTSDDIPTSIAADTLGNVYVTGYSLGRSTNYGYATVKYSSSGQQLWAARYDGAANGDDMATGVAVDAAGNVVVTGTSYGSTATYDYLTVKYSGSGQQLWTARYSGTGTGSDEVPTDVALDGAGNVLVTGTLYSNGQSDYATLKYSSTGQQLWATRYNGPANGYDLVRDLAVDAAGNVAVTGTSDAGSGTGYDYATVKYTGATGQPLWTARHTGAGTSYDEAAALTTDAAGNVIVTGYADAGTGYDYTTLKYAAATGQPLWTTRYNGPANSYDEAKDVVVDASNNVVVTGGSYNSSGNTDYATVKYSGADGLQLWVARYNGPTNGDEEAVSLGLDKAGNVAVTGTSFTSSNDFDYATLKYAAATGEPLWEGRYSNSLANSNDDAAKDIAVDAAGNVYITGSSAGSGTRYDYSTIKYSPNGQQLWEARYDAPGDSFDTAISLAVDAAGNVYVTGTSNSDYATIKYSPSGQQLWVARYNGPANSMDDPKEVVVDAAGNVYVTGYSIDSSTSYDYLTIKYSNTGEQLWVARYNGAGASIEQASSLAVDAAGNVYVTGASFGRFDYVTVKYSPSGQLLWIAPYSGIGNGNGAGTDVAVDAAGNVYVTGYSNGGSSSHDYATVKYSASGQQLWASRYNGPGNREDQAAKLAVDPSTGNVYVTGRSYGSNSFTSSDYATLKYAAADGTQLWLARYNGPANGPDVATDLALDAATGSVYVTGYSDNTLGNFSNDYATLAYSATGQLLWNARYDGPDNGSDQASAIALDATGNVYVTGYSSVSASYSDFLTIKYTQTSTTALQPLATQDVWAAASQHVQDLSVYPNPTVGQASVSFRPVQDGAAQVLIYNQLGRQVASLYNGVVHKGQRYTLALDGQQLAPGLYTCSLLVDGQRETVRMVVAH from the coding sequence ATGAAACAAGCTTTTACAAGTTTGCTGTTGGCAGCGGGCTTCCTGGTTCAATCGTTGGGCGCGCATGCGCAGGCGAGCAGCTCCGCGCCGGTTGGCAAAGCGCCGCGGCCATTTCCAGTGTTGCCTCAGGAACGCACCTTACCCGGGGCTCCCGCTCTGCGCCACGCCCTGCCCACGCTGGGCAAAGCCGCCCCCGCGTCGGCCCGGCCCGGGCGGCCTGCCCAGCGCCTCCTCGCGCCTCCCACTGCCAAGCAAGCCGCGGCCACGCTACAAGACCGCACCCAAGCAGCACTTGCGGGGCCGGTTAGTGAGGCCTGGACCGCCCGCTTCAAAGGCCCAACCTACAGCTACGATGTAGCCACCAGCACCACCTCCGATGCCGCCGGCAACGTGTACGTGACCGGCTACGCCATCAGCGTCCTGTCCATCGACTACGATTACGTAACCACCAAGTACGACCCCAGCGGCTTGGAAGTGTGGGCCGTGCACTACAGCGGCTCTGGCACTAGCGACGATATACCCACGAGCATCGCAGCGGACACCCTGGGCAATGTGTACGTGACCGGCTACTCCCTGGGCCGCAGCACCAACTATGGCTACGCCACGGTAAAATATTCTTCCAGCGGGCAGCAGCTGTGGGCGGCCCGCTACGATGGCGCAGCCAACGGCGACGATATGGCCACCGGCGTGGCCGTAGATGCGGCCGGCAACGTAGTCGTGACGGGTACGTCCTATGGTAGCACCGCTACTTACGACTACCTCACCGTGAAGTACTCGGGCAGCGGGCAGCAGCTCTGGACAGCGCGCTACAGCGGTACCGGTACCGGCAGTGATGAAGTACCCACCGATGTGGCCCTGGATGGGGCTGGCAACGTGCTGGTGACGGGCACGCTCTACAGCAACGGCCAGAGCGACTATGCCACCCTCAAATACTCCAGCACCGGCCAGCAACTCTGGGCGACCCGCTATAACGGCCCCGCCAACGGCTACGACTTAGTGCGCGACCTCGCCGTAGACGCGGCGGGCAACGTGGCCGTAACGGGCACTTCCGACGCGGGCAGTGGCACCGGCTACGACTACGCCACCGTGAAGTATACCGGTGCCACCGGCCAACCCCTCTGGACGGCGCGCCACACCGGGGCCGGCACCAGCTACGACGAAGCCGCCGCCCTCACCACGGATGCCGCCGGCAACGTGATAGTAACCGGCTACGCCGATGCCGGCACCGGCTACGACTACACCACGCTCAAGTACGCCGCCGCCACCGGCCAGCCTCTCTGGACGACGCGCTACAACGGCCCCGCCAACAGCTACGACGAAGCCAAGGATGTAGTGGTGGATGCCAGCAACAACGTGGTGGTAACCGGAGGCTCCTATAACAGCAGCGGCAACACCGACTACGCCACCGTGAAGTACAGCGGTGCGGATGGCCTACAGCTGTGGGTGGCGCGCTACAACGGCCCCACCAACGGCGACGAAGAAGCCGTAAGCCTAGGCCTGGATAAAGCCGGTAACGTAGCCGTGACGGGTACTTCCTTCACCAGCAGCAACGACTTCGATTACGCCACCCTCAAGTACGCTGCCGCCACCGGCGAGCCACTGTGGGAAGGGCGCTACAGCAACTCCCTGGCCAACAGCAACGACGATGCCGCCAAGGACATAGCCGTAGATGCCGCGGGCAACGTGTACATAACCGGCTCCTCGGCCGGTAGCGGCACCCGCTACGATTACTCCACTATCAAGTACTCGCCCAACGGCCAGCAGCTCTGGGAAGCCCGCTACGATGCTCCCGGTGATAGTTTCGACACCGCTATCAGCTTAGCAGTGGATGCCGCCGGCAACGTCTACGTGACGGGTACCAGCAATTCCGACTACGCCACCATCAAGTACTCGCCCAGCGGCCAGCAGCTGTGGGTGGCCCGCTACAATGGTCCCGCCAACAGCATGGACGATCCGAAAGAGGTGGTGGTAGATGCGGCCGGCAACGTGTACGTAACTGGCTACTCCATTGACAGCAGCACCAGCTACGACTACCTCACCATCAAGTACTCCAACACCGGCGAACAGCTCTGGGTAGCCCGCTACAACGGCGCCGGCGCCAGCATCGAGCAGGCTAGCTCGTTGGCCGTAGATGCCGCCGGCAATGTGTACGTGACGGGGGCCTCCTTCGGGCGCTTCGACTACGTGACGGTGAAATACTCGCCCAGCGGCCAGCTCCTCTGGATTGCGCCCTACAGCGGCATCGGCAACGGCAACGGTGCTGGCACCGACGTGGCGGTGGATGCCGCTGGCAACGTGTACGTGACCGGCTACTCCAACGGCGGTAGCAGCAGCCACGACTATGCTACCGTGAAATACTCCGCCAGCGGGCAGCAGCTGTGGGCCAGTCGCTACAACGGCCCCGGCAACCGCGAAGACCAGGCCGCCAAACTAGCCGTAGACCCTTCCACCGGCAACGTGTACGTGACCGGGCGTTCCTACGGCTCCAACAGCTTCACCAGCTCCGACTACGCCACCCTCAAGTACGCTGCCGCCGATGGGACGCAGCTCTGGCTGGCCCGCTACAACGGCCCCGCCAACGGCCCCGACGTAGCCACCGACCTGGCCCTGGACGCCGCCACAGGCAGCGTGTACGTAACCGGTTACTCCGACAACACCCTCGGTAACTTCAGCAACGATTATGCAACACTAGCCTATTCCGCCACCGGCCAGCTCCTCTGGAATGCCCGCTACGACGGCCCCGACAACGGTTCCGACCAAGCCAGCGCCATTGCGCTAGATGCCACCGGCAACGTGTATGTGACCGGCTATTCCTCGGTCAGCGCCAGCTACTCCGACTTCCTCACCATTAAATACACCCAAACTAGTACCACAGCGTTGCAGCCTCTCGCCACGCAGGATGTCTGGGCCGCCGCGAGCCAGCACGTGCAAGACCTATCGGTGTACCCGAACCCCACGGTGGGGCAGGCCTCGGTGAGCTTCCGTCCGGTGCAGGATGGGGCCGCGCAGGTGCTGATCTACAACCAACTGGGGCGGCAGGTGGCCTCGCTCTACAATGGGGTTGTGCACAAGGGCCAGCGCTACACCCTGGCTCTGGATGGCCAGCAATTAGCACCCGGCCTCTACACTTGCTCATTGCTTGTAGATGGGCAGCGCGAAACAGTACGTATGGTCGTTGCGCACTAA